A stretch of the Moritella sp. Urea-trap-13 genome encodes the following:
- the prfB gene encoding peptide chain release factor 2 (programmed frameshift), with translation MFEVNPVLNKLKELGERAELLRGYLDYDASKERLEEVSAELESSEVWSDPKRAQELGKERASLELIVKTIDDLGTGCDDVEGLVELAVEAEDEETFAEAEHEIIGLEAQLAKLEFRRMFSGKQDSNDCYLDIQSGSGGTEAQDWANMLLRMFLRWGEAHKFKVELIEVSAGDVAGIKGATIRLGGEYAFGWLRTETGVHRLVRKSPFDSSGRRHTSFASVFVYPEIDDSIEIDLNPSDLRIDVYRASGAGGQHVNTTESAVRITHLPTNLVVQCQNDRSQHKNKDAAMKQMRAKLFEHEMQKQNAEKQIAEDAKSDIGWGSQIRSYVLDDSRVKDLRTGVETRNTQSVLDGDLDKFIEASLKSGL, from the exons ATGTTTGAAGTAAATCCAGTATTGAATAAATTAAAGGAGCTAGGCGAACGCGCTGAGCTGCTTCGGGGGTATCTT GACTATGATGCTAGTAAAGAGCGTCTAGAAGAGGTATCTGCGGAATTAGAGTCATCAGAAGTATGGAGTGACCCTAAAAGAGCACAAGAATTAGGTAAAGAACGCGCATCATTAGAATTGATCGTAAAAACGATTGATGATCTCGGTACGGGTTGTGATGATGTTGAAGGCTTAGTTGAACTGGCAGTTGAAGCTGAAGACGAAGAAACATTTGCAGAAGCAGAGCATGAAATTATCGGTTTAGAAGCACAGCTAGCTAAACTTGAGTTTCGTCGCATGTTCTCTGGCAAGCAAGACTCTAATGACTGTTATCTTGATATCCAATCTGGCTCAGGCGGTACTGAAGCGCAAGATTGGGCAAACATGTTATTACGTATGTTCTTACGATGGGGTGAGGCACACAAATTTAAAGTTGAGTTGATCGAAGTATCAGCTGGCGATGTAGCCGGAATCAAAGGCGCTACTATCCGTTTGGGTGGTGAGTATGCTTTTGGTTGGTTACGTACAGAAACCGGTGTACACCGTTTAGTGCGTAAATCACCATTTGATTCAAGTGGCCGTCGCCATACCTCATTTGCATCGGTATTTGTTTATCCTGAAATTGATGACAGTATCGAAATTGACTTAAATCCATCGGACTTACGTATCGATGTATACCGTGCTTCTGGCGCGGGTGGTCAGCACGTAAATACAACAGAATCAGCGGTACGTATTACTCACTTACCGACCAATCTTGTTGTACAATGCCAGAACGATCGCTCTCAGCATAAGAATAAAGATGCAGCGATGAAGCAAATGCGAGCGAAGTTGTTTGAGCATGAAATGCAAAAACAAAACGCTGAAAAACAAATCGCAGAAGACGCTAAATCAGATATCGGTTGGGGCAGCCAGATCCGTTCATACGTACTGGATGACTCACGCGTAAAAGATTTACGTACTGGTGTTGAAACACGCAACACACAATCCGTTTTAGACGGTGATTTAGACAAATTTATTGAAGCCAGCCTGAAATCAGGCCTGTAA
- a CDS encoding CBS domain-containing protein — protein MTMQRVMNEMKINAPSIPCGMSLVAVVELFAKHQINAVPVVNPANEVIGFVSESDCMQALISGSYHCDKPAIVNDVMSKNVVSVSPQDSIVDIAIRMTKDNFSVYPVVEASKLVGIISRRDILQVLAENNNQCNKLS, from the coding sequence ATGACTATGCAACGCGTAATGAATGAAATGAAAATTAATGCCCCAAGTATTCCATGTGGCATGTCACTGGTGGCTGTAGTTGAACTGTTTGCTAAACATCAGATTAACGCGGTACCTGTTGTTAACCCTGCAAATGAAGTGATTGGTTTCGTATCTGAATCTGATTGTATGCAAGCATTGATTAGCGGTAGTTACCATTGCGACAAACCGGCAATCGTTAATGACGTGATGAGTAAAAACGTCGTGAGTGTTTCACCACAAGACAGTATTGTTGATATAGCTATTCGCATGACTAAAGATAACTTTAGTGTCTACCCGGTTGTTGAAGCGAGCAAGTTGGTGGGTATTATTAGTCGCAGAGATATTCTGCAAGTGTTGGCTGAAAATAATAATCAGTGTAATAAACTGAGCTAG
- the recJ gene encoding single-stranded-DNA-specific exonuclease RecJ: protein MNKHIKRRDNLDCDGISAAVPALLRQIYASRGVTSDQELDKGAKNLLRPNQLQGITAACELLVAALEQNQRIIVVGDFDADGATSTALSILAFKMLGYRNVDFLVPNRFEFGYGLSPEIVDLAAAHGAQVIMTVDNGISSIAGVAAAKALGIKVLVTDHHLPGNEIPAADAIVNPNQHGCTFPSKNLAGVGVAFYVMLALRSALREQNWFAKQGLVEPNLACLLDIVALGTVADVVPLDANNRILVHQGLQRIRADKCRPGIKALIEIANRNQAQLCASDLGFALGPRLNAAGRLDDMSVGVATLLCEDLNNARRFAGELDSLNEERKEIESSMQQEALAILSSVDFAAGQVPYGICLFQDDWHQGVVGLVASRIKERFHRPVIAFADAGEGEIKGSARSIPGLHLRDVLELLDTRNPGMILKYGGHAMAAGLSLRLDCYDEFSKQFNGLVQELLTEEQLTGVVLSDGELPSEQLSLPTAELIKEAAPWGQMFPEPIFDGIFKLREQRLVGKKHLKMMLEPELGGPLVDAIAFNVDLDIWPDASVQKIELAYKLDVNEFRGKRSLQFMVEHLLPLRS, encoded by the coding sequence TTGAATAAGCACATTAAGCGTCGCGATAATTTAGATTGCGACGGTATATCAGCAGCAGTTCCGGCATTGCTACGTCAGATTTATGCAAGTCGTGGCGTTACCTCTGACCAAGAGCTGGATAAAGGCGCTAAAAACTTATTACGCCCTAATCAGCTTCAAGGTATTACTGCTGCGTGTGAACTATTGGTCGCGGCGTTAGAGCAAAATCAGCGCATCATAGTGGTGGGTGATTTTGATGCTGATGGCGCTACAAGTACCGCATTATCGATACTGGCATTTAAGATGCTGGGTTATCGTAATGTCGATTTCTTAGTACCTAACCGCTTTGAATTTGGTTATGGCCTGAGTCCTGAAATTGTCGATCTTGCTGCCGCTCATGGCGCGCAAGTGATCATGACCGTGGATAACGGTATTTCCAGTATCGCTGGGGTTGCCGCGGCGAAAGCGCTGGGCATTAAAGTGCTAGTGACCGATCACCATCTACCGGGTAATGAAATACCAGCTGCAGATGCTATTGTTAATCCCAATCAACATGGTTGTACTTTCCCGAGTAAAAATTTAGCCGGTGTTGGTGTGGCTTTCTATGTGATGTTAGCATTACGCAGTGCGCTGCGTGAACAGAATTGGTTTGCCAAGCAAGGTTTAGTTGAGCCTAATCTAGCCTGCTTGTTAGATATCGTGGCACTGGGTACCGTTGCTGACGTGGTGCCATTAGATGCCAATAACCGTATTTTGGTCCATCAAGGTTTACAACGTATACGCGCGGACAAATGTCGTCCGGGGATTAAAGCCTTAATCGAAATTGCTAATCGTAATCAAGCGCAGCTTTGCGCCAGTGATCTGGGATTTGCATTAGGCCCAAGGTTGAATGCAGCGGGGCGCTTAGATGACATGTCAGTCGGTGTAGCTACGTTATTGTGTGAAGATCTCAATAATGCCCGTCGCTTTGCCGGTGAACTTGATAGTCTCAATGAAGAACGTAAAGAAATTGAAAGCTCGATGCAGCAAGAAGCATTAGCGATCTTAAGCAGTGTTGATTTTGCTGCAGGACAAGTGCCTTACGGTATTTGTCTATTCCAAGATGATTGGCATCAAGGTGTCGTGGGTTTAGTCGCCTCGCGTATCAAAGAGCGCTTTCACCGTCCTGTTATTGCATTTGCTGATGCGGGTGAAGGTGAAATTAAAGGTTCTGCACGTTCAATACCGGGTTTACATTTACGCGATGTTTTAGAATTACTCGATACCCGAAATCCGGGGATGATTTTGAAATATGGTGGTCATGCTATGGCTGCGGGTTTGTCGTTACGTCTTGATTGCTATGACGAGTTTTCGAAACAGTTTAACGGCCTAGTACAGGAACTGTTAACTGAAGAACAGTTAACAGGCGTGGTATTAAGTGATGGTGAATTACCGAGTGAGCAACTTTCATTGCCAACTGCTGAGTTAATTAAAGAAGCGGCGCCCTGGGGACAAATGTTCCCTGAACCGATCTTTGACGGCATCTTTAAACTACGCGAACAACGCCTTGTGGGTAAAAAGCATTTAAAAATGATGCTAGAGCCTGAACTTGGTGGACCGCTGGTCGATGCGATTGCCTTTAATGTTGATTTGGATATATGGCCTGATGCCTCAGTGCAGAAGATCGAGCTAGCCTATAAACTCGATGTGAATGAGTTTCGTGGCAAGCGTAGCCTGCAGTTTATGGTTGAGCACTTACTGCCGTTACGTTCGTAG
- the dsbC gene encoding bifunctional protein-disulfide isomerase/oxidoreductase DsbC: MLKKVLITAIAAGLVGSFVLGINSAPEQTAPTPDVALQTVAAKAVAESTSTELLSALAPEDQDISRLLAEKLNFKVSSVSDSAIPGLFEVVTDQGIFYVNADASNLIQGTLYQVGDAGVTDLTEQAMGKVRQQAIQALAGETIDYPAENEKYSITVFTDINCGYCRKLHNEVAQLNELGISVKYLAFPRGGLNSPTYQDMASIWCAEDKAQAMNNAKRGGKVVPEMCTNTVAQQYELGRRLGVTGTPAIVFDNGQMQPGYVPAAQLLNLLESMDKS, from the coding sequence ATGTTAAAGAAAGTATTAATTACAGCAATCGCTGCAGGCTTAGTAGGCAGTTTTGTATTGGGAATAAACAGTGCGCCGGAGCAAACTGCACCGACACCAGATGTCGCGCTGCAGACTGTTGCAGCTAAAGCTGTAGCCGAAAGTACCAGTACTGAATTATTATCTGCACTAGCACCTGAAGACCAAGATATTTCACGCTTACTCGCTGAAAAACTTAACTTTAAAGTATCGAGTGTTAGTGATAGTGCGATCCCGGGCTTATTTGAAGTGGTCACAGACCAAGGCATCTTCTATGTGAATGCCGATGCTTCTAATCTTATTCAAGGCACGCTTTACCAAGTGGGTGATGCTGGTGTTACCGATCTAACGGAACAGGCAATGGGTAAAGTTCGCCAACAAGCAATACAAGCACTTGCGGGTGAAACGATCGATTACCCTGCAGAAAACGAAAAATATAGCATTACTGTGTTTACCGATATTAACTGCGGTTATTGCCGTAAGTTACATAATGAAGTCGCGCAGCTTAATGAACTGGGAATTAGCGTTAAATATCTAGCCTTCCCACGTGGTGGCCTGAATTCACCGACGTATCAAGACATGGCCTCAATTTGGTGTGCTGAAGATAAAGCCCAAGCAATGAACAATGCTAAACGTGGCGGTAAAGTTGTGCCTGAAATGTGTACCAATACCGTGGCCCAGCAATATGAACTTGGCCGTCGCTTAGGCGTGACAGGAACGCCGGCGATTGTGTTTGATAATGGTCAAATGCAACCGGGTTATGTGCCAGCTGCGCAGCTATTAAATCTGCTAGAAAGTATGGATAAATCTTGA
- the xerD gene encoding site-specific tyrosine recombinase XerD, with product MEKIEIIEQFLDVMWHERGLSDNTLMSYRNDLNQYHHWLEQHKQQLLTVDRLEIQAFMASRFDLGYKATSTARQLSAIRRLYQYFYREQLRDDDPTALLISPKLPQRLPGNLSEAEVEALLAAPDLADPIQLRDKAMMELLYATGLRVSELVGLSMESMSLRQGLVRVTGKGGKERLVPMGEEAVYWTERFIDESRATLLKGLTSDVVFPSRRGNFMTRQTFWHRLKHYSQVAGITTHLSPHTLRHAFATHLLNYGADLRVVQMLLGHSDLSTTQIYTHVATARLEQLHSEHHPRA from the coding sequence TTGGAAAAGATTGAAATAATAGAACAGTTTTTAGATGTTATGTGGCATGAGCGCGGATTGTCAGACAATACCTTGATGTCTTACCGCAATGACTTAAACCAATATCACCACTGGCTAGAGCAACATAAGCAGCAATTATTAACTGTCGATCGTCTTGAGATCCAAGCGTTCATGGCCAGCCGTTTTGATTTAGGCTACAAAGCGACGAGTACAGCGCGTCAATTGAGTGCTATTCGTCGCCTCTATCAATATTTCTATCGTGAACAGTTACGTGATGATGACCCCACCGCATTGCTCATCAGTCCGAAATTGCCACAGCGCTTACCGGGTAATTTATCGGAAGCTGAAGTCGAGGCATTGCTCGCTGCTCCGGATTTAGCTGACCCTATCCAATTACGCGATAAAGCCATGATGGAACTTTTGTATGCCACTGGATTACGGGTATCTGAGTTAGTGGGTTTGAGCATGGAGTCGATGAGTTTACGCCAAGGCTTAGTTCGGGTAACGGGTAAAGGCGGTAAAGAGCGTTTGGTACCTATGGGTGAAGAAGCTGTTTATTGGACTGAGCGCTTTATTGATGAATCGCGTGCGACGTTACTGAAGGGGCTAACATCTGATGTGGTATTTCCATCACGACGTGGCAACTTTATGACTAGGCAAACCTTCTGGCATCGTCTTAAGCATTATTCACAAGTAGCAGGGATCACCACGCATTTATCCCCTCATACCTTACGTCATGCCTTTGCCACTCACTTGTTGAACTACGGCGCGGACTTACGCGTGGTACAGATGTTATTGGGCCACAGCGATTTATCCACTACACAAATTTATACTCATGTCGCCACGGCGCGATTAGAGCAACTGCATAGTGAGCATCATCCTCGCGCGTAA
- the fldB gene encoding flavodoxin FldB, producing the protein MKIGLYYGSTTFYTTIAAEKIQAEIGAELVDLHDIKDTGFTDIETYDVVLFGISTWDYGELQEDWGDLWSDIAGINLAGKTVALFGLGDQVNYSEWYLDAMGMLFDELQGKGIHFIGQWPNQGYEFVASKALTEDESQFFGLALDEDSQYDQTDERIATWTLQVLEEIAAHY; encoded by the coding sequence ATGAAAATCGGTTTATATTACGGCTCCACTACTTTTTATACCACCATAGCTGCGGAAAAGATCCAAGCAGAGATCGGTGCAGAACTTGTCGACTTACATGACATAAAAGACACAGGTTTTACCGATATAGAAACCTATGATGTGGTGCTATTTGGTATCTCTACTTGGGATTACGGTGAACTTCAAGAAGACTGGGGTGATCTTTGGTCTGACATTGCAGGCATTAACCTAGCAGGTAAAACGGTGGCGCTATTTGGTCTTGGTGACCAAGTTAACTACAGCGAATGGTATCTGGATGCGATGGGCATGTTGTTTGACGAGCTGCAAGGCAAGGGCATTCACTTTATTGGTCAATGGCCCAACCAAGGTTACGAATTTGTCGCTTCAAAAGCATTAACCGAAGATGAAAGCCAATTTTTCGGGCTCGCGCTAGATGAAGACAGCCAGTATGACCAGACTGATGAACGCATCGCGACTTGGACATTACAAGTACTGGAAGAAATTGCAGCGCACTATTGA
- the hflC gene encoding protease modulator HflC — MNQLKAVILVLVLLLGFSSFFVVNEGERALVVRFGKVLKTGDTAKVYLPGLNFKVPFIDSIRVLSSRLQTLDGLADRFVTSEKKDLIIDSYVKWRIGDFEKFYLATNGGNFLQAESLLSRKITNGLRNEIGNRTIKDIVSGERGEVMEDALKRMARSSELGILVEDVRIKQINLPEEVSNSIFQRMSAERHAVAKEHRAQGYEQAEIIKASVDAKVTVMLADANRQARQLRGEGDARAAKIYADSYNKDVEFYNFLRSLQAYTKSFSNKSDVLVISPESDFFDYMKGVSLK, encoded by the coding sequence ATGAATCAATTAAAAGCAGTTATTTTAGTACTTGTGCTATTACTTGGTTTTTCGTCTTTCTTTGTGGTGAACGAAGGTGAACGTGCGTTAGTTGTACGTTTTGGTAAAGTACTTAAAACGGGTGATACAGCGAAGGTTTACCTTCCAGGTCTAAACTTTAAAGTACCATTTATCGATTCAATTCGAGTGTTAAGCTCACGCTTACAAACGCTTGATGGCCTTGCTGACCGTTTCGTTACGTCTGAAAAGAAAGATTTAATTATCGATTCTTACGTGAAATGGCGTATTGGAGACTTTGAGAAGTTTTACCTTGCAACCAATGGCGGTAATTTCTTACAAGCTGAGTCTTTATTATCACGTAAAATTACCAATGGTCTACGTAATGAGATTGGTAATCGCACCATTAAAGATATCGTTTCTGGTGAACGTGGCGAAGTGATGGAAGATGCACTAAAACGTATGGCTCGTTCATCTGAGCTAGGTATTTTGGTTGAAGATGTACGTATCAAGCAGATCAATTTACCTGAGGAAGTAAGCAACAGTATCTTCCAACGTATGAGTGCAGAGCGTCATGCTGTAGCGAAAGAACACCGTGCGCAAGGTTATGAGCAAGCTGAAATCATCAAAGCATCTGTTGACGCTAAAGTAACAGTAATGCTAGCTGATGCTAACCGTCAAGCACGTCAACTACGTGGTGAAGGTGATGCACGCGCAGCGAAGATTTATGCTGATTCATATAACAAAGATGTTGAATTTTATAATTTCTTACGTAGCTTACAAGCTTACACTAAGAGTTTTAGTAACAAATCTGATGTATTAGTTATCTCTCCTGAGAGCGATTTCTTCGATTACATGAAAGGCGTTTCTTTAAAATAA
- the hflK gene encoding FtsH protease activity modulator HflK, translating into MAWNEPGNGGNKDRDPWGQKGKEQGPPDLDEVFKKLTSKFGGGKGGKFSGGANFNKVGVSLVLGVLAVIWVVSGFYTIKEAERGVVLRFGQYSQTVEPGLSWLPTFVDRVIPVDIKSIRSMPASGSMLTKDENVVDVKMDIQYLVINPRNYLFSVTNPDDSLHQAIDSALRFVVGHTTMDDVITTGREVVRQSTRENIETIIDAYDMGIQLVDVNFLSARPPEAVKDAFDDAIAAQEDEQRYIREAEAYARAIEPSARGQVKRIEQEAEAYQQQVSLKAQGEVARFESLLPQYNLAPEVTRQRLYLETMEEVYSNTTKVVVDTKGTGNMLYLPLDKIMSANATETKPVRSENSVSAPQQPAKSNNRYQYPDTNNTNVRPDRYNTGRN; encoded by the coding sequence ATGGCTTGGAATGAGCCCGGAAATGGCGGTAATAAAGATCGCGACCCTTGGGGACAAAAAGGGAAAGAGCAGGGACCCCCTGATCTTGACGAAGTATTTAAAAAGCTAACCAGCAAGTTTGGTGGCGGCAAAGGCGGTAAGTTTTCAGGAGGTGCTAACTTTAATAAAGTAGGTGTTTCTCTAGTACTTGGTGTACTTGCGGTTATCTGGGTGGTCAGTGGTTTCTATACGATCAAAGAAGCTGAACGTGGCGTGGTATTACGTTTCGGTCAGTATTCTCAAACGGTTGAACCGGGTTTATCTTGGTTACCAACGTTTGTTGATCGCGTAATCCCTGTTGACATAAAGAGTATTCGCTCTATGCCTGCATCTGGTTCAATGTTAACTAAAGATGAAAACGTTGTTGATGTAAAAATGGATATTCAATATCTGGTTATCAACCCACGTAATTATTTATTTAGTGTAACAAATCCGGATGATAGCTTACATCAAGCTATCGATAGTGCATTACGTTTTGTTGTCGGTCATACGACAATGGATGACGTGATCACTACGGGTCGTGAAGTGGTACGCCAAAGTACTCGTGAAAACATTGAAACGATTATTGATGCTTACGACATGGGTATTCAGCTTGTTGACGTCAACTTCTTGTCTGCACGTCCACCGGAAGCAGTTAAAGATGCATTCGATGATGCGATTGCGGCACAAGAAGATGAACAACGTTATATTCGTGAAGCTGAAGCGTATGCACGTGCCATTGAACCATCAGCACGTGGTCAAGTGAAACGTATTGAGCAAGAAGCTGAAGCTTATCAACAACAAGTTTCGCTAAAAGCACAAGGTGAAGTGGCACGTTTCGAAAGTCTATTGCCACAGTATAACCTTGCGCCTGAAGTAACGCGTCAACGTTTATATCTAGAAACAATGGAAGAGGTTTATTCAAATACAACGAAAGTTGTGGTTGATACTAAAGGTACTGGCAACATGCTTTATCTACCATTAGATAAGATCATGAGTGCTAACGCTACTGAGACTAAACCGGTACGTTCGGAAAACTCAGTATCAGCACCGCAACAACCAGCGAAATCTAATAACCGTTATCAGTATCCAGATACGAATAATACTAATGTTCGTCCTGATCGTTATAACACAGGGAGAAACTAA
- the hflX gene encoding ribosome rescue GTPase HflX, with amino-acid sequence MFDRHEAGERAILVHVNFNDEDNREDLHELEMLVSSAGVNSLSVVTGARSRPHPKYFVGSGKAEEIAEAVKLYNADIVIFNHALAPRQERNLEALIECRVVDRTGLILDIFSQRARTHEGKLQVELAQLRHMSTRLIRGWTHLERQKGGIGMRGPGETQLETDRRLLRVRMDSILRRLGKVVTKRDQGRRMRKRREIPTISLVGYTNAGKSTLFNRLTNSEVYAADQLFATLDPTLRRIAVADVGEVVLADTVGFIRHLPHDLVAAFKATLTETREADLLLHVIDCADESMRGNIIEVNSVLTEIDAGEVPVLMVYNKVDKLDDGRCRIDYDDEGKPVNVWLSAMSGEGTEYLYQALSELLASTMKVVKLQLPAMQGNIVSHLYNLDCIEHEAFAENGDWLLDIRMTMIDWQRLKKHKCNNIEDFILQH; translated from the coding sequence TTGTTTGATCGCCATGAAGCTGGTGAACGTGCCATATTAGTACACGTTAACTTTAATGATGAAGATAACCGAGAAGATCTGCATGAATTAGAAATGCTGGTTTCTTCTGCTGGTGTTAATTCGTTATCTGTCGTAACTGGTGCACGTTCAAGACCACACCCTAAATATTTTGTTGGTTCAGGTAAAGCAGAAGAAATTGCAGAAGCTGTAAAGCTTTATAATGCAGATATTGTTATCTTTAATCACGCCTTAGCACCACGTCAAGAACGTAACTTAGAAGCGTTAATTGAATGTCGTGTGGTTGACCGTACTGGTTTGATTTTAGATATATTTTCTCAACGTGCCCGAACCCATGAAGGTAAATTACAAGTTGAATTAGCGCAACTGCGCCACATGTCGACCCGATTAATTCGTGGTTGGACGCATTTAGAACGCCAAAAAGGCGGTATCGGTATGCGTGGTCCTGGTGAAACTCAGCTGGAAACAGATCGCCGTTTATTACGCGTTCGTATGGACAGTATTTTACGTCGTTTAGGTAAAGTTGTAACCAAGCGTGACCAAGGCCGTCGTATGCGTAAGCGTCGTGAAATACCGACAATTTCGTTAGTGGGTTATACTAATGCTGGTAAATCAACGCTGTTTAATCGTTTAACTAATTCTGAAGTGTATGCGGCAGACCAATTGTTTGCGACGTTAGATCCAACACTACGCCGTATTGCGGTTGCTGATGTTGGTGAAGTGGTGTTAGCGGATACGGTTGGTTTTATTCGTCATCTACCGCATGATTTAGTTGCGGCTTTTAAGGCGACTTTAACGGAAACTCGAGAAGCAGATCTACTTTTACATGTAATTGATTGTGCAGATGAAAGTATGCGCGGTAATATCATTGAAGTAAATTCGGTATTAACAGAGATCGATGCGGGTGAAGTACCTGTATTGATGGTATATAACAAAGTTGATAAGCTTGACGATGGTCGTTGTCGTATTGATTATGATGATGAAGGTAAGCCTGTTAACGTATGGTTATCGGCAATGTCAGGCGAAGGTACTGAGTATTTATATCAAGCATTGTCGGAATTACTGGCGAGTACCATGAAAGTGGTTAAGTTACAGTTACCCGCAATGCAGGGTAATATTGTAAGTCATCTATATAATCTCGATTGTATTGAACATGAAGCGTTTGCTGAAAATGGTGACTGGCTACTCGACATTAGAATGACTATGATTGACTGGCAGCGTTTGAAAAAGCACAAATGTAATAACATTGAAGATTTCATCCTTCAGCATTAG
- the hfq gene encoding RNA chaperone Hfq: MAKGQSLQDPFLNALRRERIPVAIYLVNGIKLQGQIESFDQFVILLKNTVSQMVYKHAISTVVPARPLQHGLQPESESDK; encoded by the coding sequence ATGGCTAAGGGACAATCATTACAGGACCCGTTTTTGAATGCATTACGTCGCGAACGGATTCCTGTGGCAATTTATTTAGTTAACGGTATTAAGTTGCAAGGGCAAATCGAGTCATTTGACCAATTTGTTATTTTGTTAAAAAATACAGTCAGTCAAATGGTATATAAACATGCCATTTCAACTGTTGTACCGGCGCGTCCACTGCAACACGGTCTCCAACCTGAAAGTGAAAGTGATAAATAA
- the miaA gene encoding tRNA (adenosine(37)-N6)-dimethylallyltransferase MiaA: MGPTASGKTDLAIELTKNLPCEIISVDSALIYKGMDIGSAKPTAAELAEAPHHLIDIIDPVMSYSAADFREDALKHMQAITDAGKIPLLVGGTMLYFKVLLEGLSPVPTSVPEIRQAIEAEAKLRGWESLHQELALYDPESAARLHHNDAQRVCRAVEVYRLTGKSLTELTQQKGESLPYDVTQFAIAPTDKAVLHERIERRFKLMIAAGFEDEVKGLHQRDDLHLDLPSMRCVGYRQMWEYLDGNMDHDEMVFRGVVATRQLAKRQMTWLKSWNDLTWLDSKADDNLEKVLLSVG; the protein is encoded by the coding sequence ATGGGGCCAACAGCGTCAGGTAAAACTGATCTTGCTATTGAGTTAACAAAAAACCTGCCATGTGAAATTATCAGCGTAGATTCAGCGTTAATTTATAAAGGTATGGATATTGGTAGTGCGAAACCTACCGCGGCAGAACTTGCCGAGGCGCCGCATCACTTAATTGATATTATTGATCCTGTAATGAGTTATTCGGCAGCTGATTTTCGTGAAGATGCATTAAAACATATGCAAGCGATCACAGATGCAGGAAAAATACCGCTACTTGTTGGCGGCACTATGCTTTATTTTAAAGTACTGCTTGAAGGTTTATCTCCGGTACCAACATCTGTGCCAGAGATTAGACAGGCCATTGAAGCGGAAGCAAAATTACGTGGCTGGGAATCATTACATCAAGAATTAGCTTTGTATGATCCAGAATCAGCAGCACGTTTACATCATAATGATGCACAACGTGTTTGCCGTGCGGTTGAAGTTTATCGTTTAACGGGTAAGTCATTAACAGAGCTTACCCAACAAAAAGGCGAGTCATTGCCTTATGATGTCACTCAGTTTGCTATTGCACCAACTGACAAAGCTGTGCTGCATGAACGTATCGAACGTCGTTTTAAATTGATGATCGCAGCAGGTTTTGAAGACGAAGTTAAAGGCTTACATCAACGCGATGATTTACATCTTGATTTACCCTCAATGCGTTGTGTAGGTTATCGTCAGATGTGGGAATACCTTGATGGCAACATGGACCATGATGAAATGGTGTTCCGTGGCGTTGTGGCAACAAGACAACTGGCAAAGCGTCAAATGACGTGGTTAAAAAGTTGGAACGATCTAACCTGGTTAGACTCCAAAGCAGATGACAATTTAGAAAAAGTTTTATTATCAGTTGGCTAG